From a region of the Bradyrhizobium diazoefficiens genome:
- a CDS encoding phosphoketolase family protein: protein MTNQQQSASGSSDLDLLDRYWRAANYLSVGQIYLLDNPLLREPLRPEHIKPRLLGHWGTTPGLNFIYAHLNRIIRALDIDVVYVCGPGHGGPGMVANTYLEGSYSEIYPDIARDADGMRKLFRQFSFPGGIPSHVAPETPGSIHEGGELGYALVHAYGAALDNPDLIVACVVGDGEAETGPLAASWHSNKFVNPAHDGAVLPILHLNGYKIANPTVLGRMRDEEIRDLFRGLGHEPLFVEGDDPKLMHQAMADALDVALASIRSIQQHVRDGRASVERPRWPMIVLRSPKGWTGPKEVDGKKVEGFWRAHQVPVASCRENPAHLKVLEDWMRSYEPEKLFDASGALIPELQALAPEGVRRMGANPHANGGLLKKELKLPDFRSFAIEVPQPGGAMAEATRELGKFLRDVIRLNAKERNFRIMGPDETASNRLDAIFEATERVWMEPIESYDVHLAQDGRVMEILSEHLCQGWLEGYLLTGRHGFFSCYEAFIHIVDSMFNQHAKWLKVTRDLPWRRPIASLNYLLTSHVWRQDHNGFSHQDPGFVDLVANKKADIVRIYFPPDANTLLWVADHCLRTYNRINVIVAGKQPAPQWLSMQEAATHCDAGIGIWTWAGTEDAGQEPDVVMACAGDVPTLETLAAVDLLRKALPALKIRVVNVVDLMTLQPRDQHPHGLSDRDFDSLFTRDKPVIFAYHGYPYLIHRLTYNRTNHAGLHVRGFAEEGTTTTPFDMVVLNELDRYHLAIEAIERVPGLAAKAAQVKQQFRDKLIEHSRYVREHGEDMPEIRDWVWPNSAGGNTPAEAGN from the coding sequence ATGACGAATCAACAACAATCGGCCTCGGGGAGCAGCGATCTCGACCTTCTCGATCGCTACTGGCGCGCTGCAAACTACCTCTCCGTCGGCCAAATCTACCTGCTCGACAATCCACTGCTGCGCGAGCCCTTGCGTCCCGAGCACATCAAGCCGCGTTTGCTCGGTCATTGGGGCACAACGCCCGGCCTGAACTTCATCTACGCCCATCTCAACCGCATCATCCGCGCGCTGGATATCGACGTGGTCTATGTCTGCGGCCCCGGCCATGGCGGGCCGGGCATGGTCGCCAACACCTATCTGGAAGGCAGCTACAGCGAGATCTATCCCGACATTGCGCGCGATGCGGACGGAATGCGCAAGCTGTTCAGGCAATTCTCCTTTCCCGGCGGCATTCCGAGCCATGTGGCACCGGAAACGCCGGGCTCGATCCACGAGGGCGGCGAGCTCGGCTACGCGCTGGTGCACGCCTATGGGGCGGCGCTGGACAATCCCGATCTGATCGTGGCGTGCGTGGTTGGCGACGGCGAGGCCGAGACCGGCCCGTTGGCTGCGTCCTGGCACTCCAACAAGTTCGTGAACCCGGCCCATGACGGCGCGGTGCTGCCGATCCTGCATTTGAACGGCTACAAGATCGCCAACCCGACCGTGCTCGGGCGGATGCGCGATGAAGAAATCCGAGATCTCTTCCGCGGGCTCGGCCACGAGCCGCTGTTTGTCGAGGGTGATGATCCCAAATTGATGCACCAGGCCATGGCGGATGCGCTCGACGTCGCGCTCGCCAGCATTCGCTCGATCCAGCAGCACGTTCGGGACGGACGCGCAAGCGTCGAGCGGCCGCGCTGGCCGATGATCGTGCTGCGCAGCCCGAAGGGCTGGACCGGCCCGAAAGAGGTCGACGGCAAGAAGGTCGAGGGGTTTTGGCGCGCGCATCAGGTTCCGGTTGCGAGCTGCCGCGAGAATCCGGCGCATCTCAAAGTGCTCGAGGACTGGATGCGCAGCTACGAGCCGGAAAAGCTGTTCGATGCGAGCGGCGCGCTCATTCCAGAGCTTCAGGCGCTCGCGCCCGAAGGTGTCAGGCGCATGGGCGCCAATCCGCATGCCAATGGCGGCCTGCTCAAGAAGGAGCTGAAGCTGCCTGACTTCCGTAGCTTCGCAATCGAGGTGCCGCAGCCCGGTGGCGCCATGGCCGAAGCGACGCGCGAGCTCGGCAAATTCCTGCGCGACGTCATTCGTCTCAACGCGAAGGAGCGCAATTTCCGCATCATGGGCCCGGACGAGACCGCCTCAAACCGATTAGATGCGATATTCGAGGCCACCGAACGGGTCTGGATGGAGCCGATCGAATCTTACGACGTGCATCTCGCGCAGGACGGCCGCGTCATGGAGATACTGAGCGAGCATCTCTGCCAGGGCTGGCTCGAGGGCTATCTGCTCACCGGCCGCCACGGCTTCTTCTCCTGCTACGAGGCCTTCATCCACATCGTCGATTCCATGTTCAACCAGCACGCCAAATGGCTCAAGGTCACCCGCGATCTGCCTTGGCGGCGCCCGATCGCCTCGCTCAATTACCTGCTGACCTCGCATGTCTGGCGTCAGGACCATAACGGCTTCAGCCATCAGGACCCCGGCTTCGTCGATCTCGTCGCCAACAAGAAGGCCGATATCGTCCGCATCTACTTCCCGCCTGACGCCAATACGCTTCTGTGGGTCGCCGATCATTGCCTGCGCACCTACAATCGCATCAACGTGATCGTCGCCGGCAAACAGCCGGCGCCGCAATGGCTGTCGATGCAGGAAGCAGCCACGCATTGCGACGCCGGCATCGGCATCTGGACCTGGGCAGGGACGGAAGATGCAGGCCAGGAACCCGACGTGGTGATGGCCTGCGCCGGCGACGTGCCGACGCTGGAGACCCTCGCCGCCGTCGACCTCTTGCGCAAGGCGCTGCCGGCCCTGAAGATCCGCGTCGTCAACGTCGTCGACCTCATGACGCTGCAACCCAGGGATCAGCACCCGCACGGCCTGTCGGATCGCGACTTCGACAGCCTGTTCACGCGCGACAAGCCTGTCATCTTCGCCTATCACGGCTATCCCTACCTGATCCACCGCCTGACCTATAACCGCACCAACCACGCCGGCCTGCATGTGCGCGGCTTTGCCGAGGAAGGCACCACGACGACGCCGTTCGACATGGTCGTGCTCAACGAGCTCGACCGCTACCACCTCGCGATCGAGGCGATCGAACGCGTGCCCGGGCTCGCGGCCAAGGCCGCTCAAGTCAAGCAGCAATTCCGCGACAAGCTGATCGAGCATTCGCGCTATGTGCGCGAGCACGGCGAAGACATGCCGGAGATCCGCGACTGGGTCTGGCCCAACAGTGCTGGCGGCAACACCCCCGCCGAAGCCGGCAACTAG
- a CDS encoding acetate/propionate family kinase: MSDSVLALNSGSSSIKFGLFDISAEPALLCKGLLDEHEAKPRLVVKGPAGEDLLATQREAPAAHGDHLFADVLGFIEERFGEHSLRAVGHRIVHGGPDHSGPVTLTDDVTAKLEALTPLAPLHQPRCLAPVRALAAIRPTLTQIACFDTAFHHGLAPPASRFAIPKRFEQRGVRRYGFHGLSFEYVAGRLAEIAPKLIAKRTVIAHLGNGASLCALRDGRSVDTTMGLTPLDGLVMGTRCGTIDPGVLLYLQQHEKMSAEDVQHLLYRESGLLGVSGISADMRTLLASNEAAARDAVDLFTFRAAQAVAMMATALGGIDCLVFTGGIGEHAKEVRSAIGERLAWLGVCVDAVANHAARERINGGDSAIEIFVIPTDEEMTIARHCAALIREGHVT, encoded by the coding sequence ATGTCGGACTCGGTCCTCGCCCTCAACTCGGGGTCGTCGAGCATCAAGTTCGGCCTGTTCGATATCTCGGCTGAGCCTGCCCTGCTCTGCAAGGGTCTGCTCGACGAGCATGAGGCAAAGCCCCGCCTCGTGGTGAAGGGTCCGGCGGGCGAAGACCTGCTCGCGACACAGCGGGAGGCGCCGGCTGCCCACGGCGATCATCTGTTCGCCGACGTGCTCGGCTTCATCGAGGAGCGGTTCGGCGAACACAGCCTGCGCGCTGTCGGTCACCGCATCGTCCACGGCGGACCGGATCATTCAGGCCCGGTCACGCTAACGGACGACGTCACCGCGAAACTGGAGGCATTGACGCCGCTGGCGCCGCTGCACCAGCCGCGGTGCCTCGCGCCCGTTCGCGCGCTTGCGGCGATCCGGCCCACGCTGACGCAGATCGCATGCTTCGACACCGCCTTTCACCACGGCCTGGCGCCGCCCGCGAGCCGCTTTGCCATTCCGAAGCGTTTCGAGCAGCGCGGCGTCCGACGCTACGGCTTTCACGGCCTCTCCTTCGAATATGTCGCCGGGCGCCTTGCCGAGATCGCACCGAAGCTCATCGCGAAGCGCACCGTCATCGCGCATCTCGGCAACGGCGCCAGCCTGTGCGCGTTGCGCGACGGCCGCAGCGTGGACACCACCATGGGACTGACGCCGCTCGACGGCCTCGTGATGGGCACGCGCTGCGGCACGATCGATCCCGGCGTGCTGCTCTATCTTCAACAGCACGAGAAGATGTCGGCAGAGGATGTCCAGCACCTGCTCTATCGCGAGTCCGGCCTCCTCGGGGTCTCTGGCATCTCCGCGGACATGCGCACCCTGCTCGCGAGCAACGAGGCTGCGGCGCGCGATGCGGTCGATCTCTTCACCTTCCGCGCGGCGCAAGCTGTCGCGATGATGGCCACCGCGCTCGGCGGCATCGACTGCCTGGTCTTCACCGGCGGCATCGGCGAGCATGCCAAGGAGGTCCGCAGCGCGATCGGCGAACGCCTCGCCTGGCTCGGCGTGTGCGTCGATGCCGTCGCGAACCACGCAGCGCGTGAGCGCATCAACGGCGGCGACAGCGCCA
- a CDS encoding PA0069 family radical SAM protein, whose translation MSPAASSHALKHPPVKAPSEPAGADSDFPPDFPELGVAIDRARRRGRGAQSNASGRYEVEARVAFDDGWQSLEELPPFKTSIAVDTSRKVITRNDSPDIGFDRSINPYRGCEHGCVYCFARPTHAYLGLSPGLDFESKLFVKPDAPSLLEKELAAPGYEPRMIAIGTNTDPYQPIERDRKIMRGILEVLERAGHPVGIVTKSALVTRDIDILARMAKRNLAKVAISVTSLDPKLARTMEPRAATPPKRLEALKQLSDAGIPTTVMVAPVIPALNDSEIERILDAAAHAGVKEASYVLLRLPLEVRDLFREWLMANYPDRYRHVFTLIRDMRGGRDYDAKWGERMKGTGPMAWTIGRRFEIACDRLGLNKRRSKLTIDHFARPKRSGDQLSLF comes from the coding sequence ATGAGTCCAGCAGCATCCTCTCATGCTCTCAAGCACCCGCCGGTCAAGGCGCCCTCCGAGCCGGCGGGTGCGGACTCTGATTTTCCGCCCGATTTTCCAGAACTCGGCGTCGCCATCGACCGCGCGCGCAGGCGAGGACGGGGTGCACAGTCCAACGCCAGTGGCCGTTACGAGGTCGAGGCCCGCGTCGCCTTCGATGATGGCTGGCAGAGCCTGGAAGAGCTGCCGCCGTTCAAGACTAGCATCGCGGTCGACACCTCGCGCAAGGTGATCACCCGCAACGATTCCCCCGACATCGGCTTCGACCGCTCGATCAATCCCTATCGCGGCTGCGAGCACGGCTGCGTCTATTGCTTCGCACGGCCGACGCATGCCTATCTCGGTCTGTCGCCGGGACTCGACTTCGAGTCAAAACTGTTCGTGAAGCCTGATGCGCCTTCGCTGCTGGAGAAAGAGCTTGCCGCGCCCGGCTACGAGCCGCGGATGATTGCGATCGGCACCAACACCGACCCCTACCAGCCGATCGAGCGCGATCGCAAGATCATGCGCGGCATTCTGGAGGTGCTGGAACGCGCCGGCCATCCGGTCGGCATCGTCACCAAATCGGCGCTGGTCACTCGCGACATCGACATTCTCGCGCGGATGGCCAAGCGCAATCTCGCCAAGGTCGCGATCTCGGTCACCTCGCTCGATCCAAAGCTCGCGCGCACCATGGAGCCGCGGGCCGCGACGCCGCCGAAGCGGCTGGAGGCGCTGAAGCAGCTCTCGGACGCCGGCATTCCGACCACCGTAATGGTCGCGCCCGTGATCCCCGCGCTGAACGATTCCGAAATCGAGCGCATTCTCGATGCTGCCGCCCATGCCGGCGTCAAGGAGGCCTCCTATGTGCTGCTCCGGCTGCCGCTGGAGGTGCGCGATCTCTTCCGCGAATGGCTGATGGCGAACTATCCGGACCGCTATCGCCACGTCTTCACCCTGATCCGTGACATGCGCGGCGGGCGCGACTACGACGCGAAATGGGGCGAGCGGATGAAAGGTACTGGACCAATGGCCTGGACCATCGGTCGCCGCTTCGAGATCGCCTGCGACAGGCTCGGGCTGAACAAGCGGCGCTCGAAGCTGACGATCGATCACTTTGCGAGACCGAAGCGGAGCGGCGATCAGCTCAGCCTGTTCTGA
- a CDS encoding ribonuclease HII — MIRDKSAKTPAKDAPRKDAAKKAAPAKAGKAAEARASTGKGDGKKGIIAIAPPSFRRERALIKRGVWPIAGCDEAGRGPLAGPVVAAAVILDPDRIPRGIDDSKRLTAEERERLFDKICATAQVSVAVASTSRIDRDNILRASLWALKRAVVALPETPRHVFVDGRDRLDTECDCEAVIGGDGIVLSIAAASIIAKVTRDRLMCALAQDCPGYGFEQHKGYAVPEHLDALDRLGPTVHHRSFFAPVAAARAKHMPWTVEPVQDLFSVTEVEMQVAAEIDIDASTGL; from the coding sequence ATGATTCGGGACAAGTCCGCCAAGACACCGGCTAAAGACGCGCCAAGGAAGGACGCTGCGAAGAAGGCAGCGCCTGCCAAGGCAGGCAAAGCTGCCGAGGCAAGGGCTTCGACGGGCAAGGGCGATGGCAAGAAGGGCATCATTGCGATTGCTCCACCCAGCTTCCGTCGCGAGCGCGCGCTGATCAAGCGCGGCGTCTGGCCGATTGCCGGCTGCGACGAGGCCGGCCGCGGGCCGCTGGCCGGCCCCGTGGTGGCAGCGGCCGTGATTCTCGACCCCGACCGCATCCCGCGCGGCATCGACGATTCCAAGCGCCTGACAGCGGAGGAGCGCGAAAGGCTGTTCGACAAGATCTGTGCGACCGCGCAGGTCTCGGTTGCCGTCGCTTCGACCTCGCGAATCGATCGCGACAACATCTTGCGTGCCTCGTTGTGGGCGCTGAAGCGCGCCGTGGTGGCGCTGCCGGAGACGCCCAGGCATGTCTTCGTCGACGGCCGCGACCGGCTCGACACGGAATGCGACTGTGAGGCCGTGATCGGCGGCGACGGCATTGTGCTGTCGATTGCCGCGGCCTCCATCATCGCCAAGGTGACGCGCGACCGCCTGATGTGCGCACTGGCGCAGGACTGCCCCGGCTATGGCTTCGAGCAGCACAAGGGCTACGCCGTCCCCGAGCATCTCGACGCGCTCGATCGCCTCGGCCCCACCGTTCACCACCGCAGCTTCTTCGCTCCGGTCGCGGCCGCCCGCGCCAAGCACATGCCCTGGACCGTCGAGCCGGTGCAGGACCTGTTCTCCGTCACCGAGGTCGAGATGCAGGTGGCAGCCGAAATCGACATCGACGCTTCCACAGGGCTCTAG
- a CDS encoding VOC family protein: MSKELEAPVPRLTVITLGVSDIRASIAFYDALGFSRRLKATGEAVAFYETGGPVLALYPWDRLAADAALPDQPRPRAFRGITLAWNCRAREEVDAVMAFALGKGAKLVKAAHETDYGGYSGYFADPDGHPWEVVVAPGIEVGEDRRVHLAE, from the coding sequence ATGAGTAAGGAACTCGAGGCCCCGGTGCCGCGGCTGACCGTCATCACACTGGGTGTGAGCGACATCCGCGCCAGCATCGCCTTTTACGACGCGCTCGGCTTTTCGCGCCGGCTGAAGGCGACCGGCGAGGCCGTTGCTTTCTACGAGACCGGTGGTCCGGTGCTCGCTCTCTATCCCTGGGATCGCCTCGCGGCCGACGCCGCATTGCCGGACCAGCCGAGGCCGAGAGCCTTCCGCGGCATCACGCTCGCATGGAACTGTCGCGCGCGTGAGGAGGTCGATGCGGTGATGGCTTTCGCGCTCGGCAAGGGGGCGAAGCTGGTGAAGGCCGCGCACGAGACCGATTACGGCGGCTATTCCGGTTATTTCGCCGATCCCGACGGTCATCCCTGGGAAGTCGTGGTCGCGCCCGGCATCGAGGTCGGTGAGGACCGGCGGGTGCATCTGGCGGAGTAG